A genomic stretch from Bacillota bacterium includes:
- the rpoD gene encoding RNA polymerase sigma factor RpoD has protein sequence MKEEATNLIQDLVEKGKQRGTLTYNEVMDSLQGFELTPDQIDDVYEKLAGEGIEVVPEGPDLAALEEETREEDVEEPEIAIPEGVDIDDPVRMYLKEIGRIPLLTPDEEVSLARRMAAGDDEAKRRLIEANLRLVVSIAKRYVGRGMLFLDLIQEGNLGLIKAVEKFDYRKGFKFSTYATWWIRQAITRAIADQARTIRIPVHMVETINKLIRISRQLLQELGREPLPEEIAREMDISEDKVREIQKIAQEPVSLETPIGEEEDSHLGDFIEDQDAQAPAEEASFTLLREQLDDVLKTLTEREQRVLRLRFGLDDGRARTLEEVGQEFGVTRERIRQIEAKTLRKLRHPSRSKKLKDYLD, from the coding sequence GTGAAGGAAGAGGCGACGAATCTTATCCAGGACCTCGTGGAAAAGGGCAAACAGCGGGGCACGCTGACCTACAACGAGGTAATGGACAGTCTGCAGGGGTTTGAGCTTACCCCTGACCAGATCGACGATGTGTACGAGAAACTGGCCGGAGAGGGCATCGAGGTGGTGCCGGAAGGTCCCGACCTGGCGGCCCTGGAGGAAGAGACGCGCGAGGAAGACGTGGAGGAACCCGAAATCGCGATCCCCGAAGGCGTTGACATAGACGACCCGGTGCGGATGTACCTGAAAGAGATCGGGCGCATCCCGCTTCTTACTCCGGATGAAGAGGTATCCCTCGCCCGGCGCATGGCTGCGGGTGACGACGAGGCCAAGCGGCGCCTGATCGAGGCCAACCTGCGCCTGGTGGTCAGCATTGCCAAGCGCTACGTGGGCCGGGGCATGCTGTTTCTTGACCTGATCCAGGAAGGCAACCTTGGTCTGATCAAGGCTGTGGAAAAGTTCGACTACCGCAAGGGCTTCAAGTTCAGCACGTACGCCACCTGGTGGATCCGGCAGGCCATTACGCGGGCCATCGCCGACCAGGCCCGGACGATCCGGATCCCGGTGCACATGGTCGAAACCATCAACAAGCTGATCCGCATTTCCCGGCAGCTCTTACAGGAACTGGGGCGCGAGCCGCTGCCCGAAGAAATCGCCCGGGAAATGGACATCTCGGAGGACAAGGTACGCGAGATCCAGAAGATCGCGCAGGAGCCGGTGTCCCTCGAAACCCCGATCGGGGAGGAAGAGGACTCGCACCTGGGGGACTTCATCGAGGACCAGGACGCCCAGGCGCCGGCCGAGGAAGCTTCCTTTACCTTGCTCCGCGAGCAGCTGGACGACGTTTTGAAGACCCTGACCGAAAGGGAGCAGCGGGTGCTGCGGTTGCGGTTCGGCCTCGACGACGGCCGGGCGCGCACCCTGGAAGAGGTCGGGCAGGAATTCGGGGTGACCCGGGAGCGCATCCGGCAGATTGAGGCCAAAACGCTCCGGAAGCTGCGACACCCCAGCCGAAGCAAGAAACTCAAGGATTACCTGGACTAG
- the dnaG gene encoding DNA primase yields MVAPNSLYGGLIPENLVEEVFSRADILDVIAEHVRLEKKGKNYVGLCPFHQEKTPSFTVTPARQMFYCFGCGLGGNVFRFLMLKENLSFPESVRYLAGRVGVDIPVTASPRDEKYERYYRVNEWARDFFRERLEAGADAGEARSYLKKRGITPEIRDQFQLGFAPPEWHALTRFLEQKGCAPAEPAELGLAVKGERGYYDRFRNRIIFPVWNASGRVVGFGGRVLDDSRPKYLNSPETPVFHKGQILYALHLARPAMRDEGRAVIVEGYLDAITAHQFGIRNTVASLGTSLTREQGRLLMRYTMEALIAYDADAAGVAATIRGLDLLQEVGCRVWVISVPAGRDPDDFLREEGVEGWSRLVQTATPLLEYKLVQIGARTGTATAAGRLAVLREVMPNLRALASEVEREEGFQTAARVLGLTWETIRSEYAQFAARTQENWANSDNIAKNMHNILTTPSQVREKTETGLLRLVLQNPPFLETVRQELGEYQFRDARYQRIYDAWWRRRDRPGFEPALLANYLEDGDQQVLMALMGLESPEEGNLGAELAAYIKAVKRLDYREQLRELLNDVAAAERAGDPDRVNRLMRKIQEISKTP; encoded by the coding sequence ATGGTCGCACCGAATAGCTTATATGGCGGGCTGATTCCCGAAAACCTGGTGGAGGAAGTGTTCTCCCGGGCGGACATCCTGGACGTGATCGCCGAGCACGTCCGCCTGGAGAAGAAGGGCAAAAATTACGTCGGGCTGTGCCCGTTCCATCAGGAGAAGACGCCCTCGTTCACGGTGACGCCGGCGCGTCAGATGTTTTACTGCTTCGGCTGCGGGTTGGGCGGTAACGTCTTCAGGTTCCTGATGCTGAAAGAGAACCTGAGCTTTCCCGAAAGCGTACGGTATCTGGCCGGCCGGGTGGGCGTGGACATCCCGGTGACCGCCTCGCCGCGGGATGAGAAGTACGAGCGGTACTACCGGGTCAACGAATGGGCCCGGGATTTCTTTCGGGAGCGGCTGGAGGCGGGGGCTGACGCCGGTGAAGCCCGGTCCTACCTGAAGAAAAGGGGCATCACTCCCGAGATCCGGGACCAGTTCCAGCTTGGTTTCGCCCCGCCGGAGTGGCATGCACTGACCAGGTTTTTGGAACAGAAGGGCTGCGCGCCCGCGGAACCGGCGGAATTAGGACTGGCGGTCAAGGGGGAGCGGGGTTACTACGACCGCTTCCGGAATCGGATCATCTTCCCGGTGTGGAACGCGTCGGGCCGGGTGGTCGGTTTCGGGGGGCGGGTGCTGGATGACAGCCGGCCCAAGTACCTGAATTCCCCCGAGACGCCCGTGTTCCACAAGGGGCAGATCCTGTACGCTCTGCACCTGGCCCGGCCGGCGATGCGCGATGAGGGTCGGGCCGTAATTGTTGAGGGGTACCTGGACGCCATCACGGCGCACCAGTTTGGAATCCGGAACACGGTGGCCTCACTGGGGACCAGCCTGACGCGGGAGCAGGGGCGGCTCCTGATGCGGTACACGATGGAGGCTCTGATCGCCTACGACGCGGATGCCGCCGGGGTCGCCGCCACGATCCGGGGCCTGGACCTCTTGCAGGAAGTCGGTTGCCGGGTTTGGGTGATCAGCGTTCCGGCCGGCAGAGACCCCGACGATTTTCTGCGGGAAGAAGGGGTGGAGGGCTGGAGCCGGTTGGTTCAAACGGCCACGCCGCTGCTGGAGTATAAGTTGGTGCAGATCGGCGCCCGGACCGGCACGGCCACGGCCGCGGGCAGGCTGGCCGTACTGCGGGAAGTAATGCCCAACCTGAGGGCACTGGCGAGTGAAGTGGAACGGGAGGAAGGTTTTCAGACCGCGGCCCGGGTGCTCGGGCTGACCTGGGAGACAATACGCAGCGAATACGCCCAATTCGCGGCCCGCACTCAAGAAAATTGGGCAAATTCGGATAATATTGCTAAAAACATGCATAATATACTTACTACACCGTCCCAGGTCAGGGAAAAAACTGAAACCGGCTTACTGCGCCTCGTGCTGCAAAACCCCCCGTTTTTGGAGACGGTCAGGCAGGAGTTAGGCGAATACCAATTCAGGGACGCCAGGTACCAGCGGATCTATGACGCTTGGTGGCGGCGCCGGGATAGGCCCGGTTTTGAGCCGGCGTTACTGGCGAACTACCTGGAGGATGGCGACCAGCAGGTTCTTATGGCCCTGATGGGGCTGGAGAGCCCCGAAGAGGGGAATCTCGGCGCGGAACTGGCGGCGTACATCAAGGCGGTTAAGCGCCTGGACTACAGGGAACAGTTGCGGGAGCTTCTAAACGACGTCGCCGCGGCCGAAAGGGCGGGCGACCCTGACCGGGTGAACCGGTTGATGCGCAAGATTCAGGAGATATCCAAGACACCCTAG
- a CDS encoding deoxyguanosinetriphosphate triphosphohydrolase, with the protein MRKAELRNRTEIWERERLSPYASCSAASRGRERPEEECDVRTAFQRDRDRIIHSKSFRRLKHKTQVFIIPEGDHFRTRLTHTLEVAQIARTIARALQLNEDLTEAVALGHDLGHTPFGHTGEAALNEVHPGGFRHNEQSLRVVERLEGGAGLNLTWEVRDGIANHTGLRRPVTLEGQVVRIADRIAYINHDIDDALRGGVLTPDRLPPDCLEILGHSHRTRINTMIVDLIDTSRDQPMIAMSVRTGEAMDRLRRFMFDNVYISSEAKREEHKATHVVQCLYGYFTNRPEALPVEFRRRAGDDRSRAQVVCDYIAGMTDRYAVAVFQDLFVPQGFPVCREP; encoded by the coding sequence TTGCGAAAAGCCGAACTGCGCAACCGGACCGAAATATGGGAGCGGGAAAGACTCTCGCCCTACGCCTCCTGCAGCGCCGCCAGCCGGGGGCGGGAGCGCCCGGAAGAGGAGTGCGACGTGCGGACCGCCTTCCAGCGGGACCGGGACCGGATCATCCACTCCAAAAGCTTCCGCCGGTTGAAGCACAAGACCCAGGTGTTCATCATCCCGGAGGGCGACCACTTCCGGACGCGCCTGACGCACACCCTGGAAGTGGCTCAGATCGCCCGGACGATCGCACGCGCGCTCCAACTGAATGAGGACCTGACCGAGGCGGTGGCCCTGGGGCACGACCTCGGACACACCCCTTTCGGGCACACGGGTGAAGCCGCCTTGAACGAGGTACACCCGGGGGGGTTCAGGCATAACGAGCAGAGCCTCCGGGTGGTGGAACGCCTGGAGGGAGGGGCGGGCCTGAACCTGACCTGGGAGGTGCGGGACGGGATCGCCAACCACACCGGGCTGCGGCGGCCGGTCACCTTGGAAGGCCAAGTAGTGCGCATCGCCGACCGGATTGCCTACATCAACCACGACATCGACGATGCCCTGCGCGGCGGGGTGCTGACCCCGGACCGGCTGCCGCCGGACTGCCTGGAAATTCTGGGGCATTCTCACCGCACCCGGATCAACACCATGATTGTGGACCTGATCGATACGAGTCGTGATCAGCCAATGATCGCGATGAGCGTCCGTACCGGCGAGGCGATGGACCGGCTGCGGCGGTTCATGTTCGACAACGTGTACATCAGTTCCGAGGCCAAACGTGAAGAGCATAAGGCCACCCACGTGGTGCAATGCCTGTACGGCTATTTCACGAACCGCCCGGAGGCGCTGCCGGTTGAATTTCGGCGGCGGGCGGGGGATGACCGCTCCCGTGCGCAGGTGGTGTGCGACTATATCGCCGGGATGACGGACCGGTACGCGGTCGCCGTATTCCAGGATCTATTCGTGCCTCAAGGTTTCCCGGTGTGCCGCGAACCCTAA